The following are encoded together in the Salvia hispanica cultivar TCC Black 2014 chromosome 6, UniMelb_Shisp_WGS_1.0, whole genome shotgun sequence genome:
- the LOC125193934 gene encoding protein MALE DISCOVERER 2-like isoform X1, with translation MAGSRWSTCGTQFFCSALLVIALEFHGCLSLNSEGLALFHFRAKLDFDPFGALANWNPDDRDPCMWSGIECVDGNVVLLDLNGHDLEGVLVPELGNLNHLRFLDLSKNHLSGNIPRGLGQLTSLEVLDLRDNNLSGPLPAELGKLRSLKHLLLCNNRFEGSMPVEIEKLSLLTDLQLDCIFTTSDASGIGCTNRKFGHCILQNSKQPKKSDSARTPTKRSVPHYLNLLPQFSFGSELQQTHADDIYNNLTDPPEQRVIQNTYEEGNTVRRMLFEQSTNLVALPPDITSLTPLVPPETLPSRSSGSFPAVPKVSPPVPSPPLGQEDKPPDTTSGHSGISLIFIIGISAAIFFLILLAIMFIVSRSKAAKTIVPWKTGLSGQLQKAFVTGVPKLNRPELETACEDFSNIITTIDGVSTLYKGTLSSGVEICVASTAIASTSAWSKQAEFAFRKKIDSLSRVNHKNFVNLLGYCEENKPFTRMMVFEYAPNGTLFEHLHVEEYEHLDWEARMRIIMGTAYCLLYMHELNPPLAVSNLNSNEILLTDDYAAKISDVAFWEELITKAKKAPAGENESEHSLLPPLADVDTNVYSFGILMLEIISGRLPHSKENGDLLNWASQHLNEQSFKNLVDPALESVKDKELEVLCEVIQMCTQQEVRSRPTMKEAIQILRQVLQISPEAAFPRLSPLWWAELEILSQEAA, from the exons ATGGCTGGTAGTAGATGGAGTACTTGTGGGACGCAGTTCTTTTGTTCCGCGCTTTTGGTTATTGCGTTGGAATTTCATGGTTGTTTGTCCCTCAATTCTGAAG GGTTGGCGTTGTTTCATTTCAGAGCGAAGTTGGACTTCGACCCTTTTGGTGCGTTAGCAAATTGGAATCCTGATGACCGTGATCCGTGCATGTGGTCAGGGATTGAGTGTGTGGATGGTAATGTGGTCTTGCT AGATCTCAATGGACATGATTTGGAGGGAGTGTTGGTTCCAGAGCTTggaaatttaaatcatttaagATTTCT TGACCTGTCCAAGAACCACCTGTCTGGCAACATTCCTCGAGGGTTAGGACAGCTTACATCGCTTGAAGTATTGGACCTGAGAGATAATAACTTGAGCGGACCACTTCCTGCAGAACTAGGCAAACTGCGTTCCCTAAAACACTT GTTGCTCTGTAATAATAGATTCGAAGGAAGTATGCCTGTGGAGATTGAGAAGCTTAGTTTGCTAACTGATTTGCAGTTGGATTGCATCTTTACAACTTCTGATGCTTCTGGAATCGGCTGCacaaatagaaaatttggGCACTG CATATTGCAGAATTCTAAGCAACCCAAGAAATCAGATTCTGCCCGTACGCCTACGAAAAGGAGTGTACCTCATTACCTGAATCTGCTCCCGCA GTTTAGCTTTGGCAGTGAATTACAACAGACTCATGCTGATGATATCTACAACAATCTAACAG ATCCGCCAGAGCAACGCGTCATCCAGAACACATACGAGGAAGGGAATACTGTGCGCCGCATGCTATTTGAACAGTCCACTAACCTTGTTGCCCTTCCTCCTGATATTACATCCCTAACCCCATTGGTGCCCCCAGAAACTCTTCCAAGCAGAAGTAGTGGGTCATTCCCTGCTGTTCCAAAAGTATCTCCTCCCGTACCCTCACCTCCTCTAGGTCAAGAGGATAAGCCTCCTGACACAACTTCTGGACATTCGGGAATATCactcatatttataattggGATTTCGGCTGCAATCTTCTTTCTCATTCTTCTAGCAATTATGTTTATCGTCTCCAGAAGCAAGGCAGCTAAAACAATTGTTCCTTGGAAGACTGGACTGAGTGGGCAGTTGCAGAAAGCTTTTGTTACAG GGGTCCCTAAATTGAACAGACCTGAGCTAGAAACTGCTTGTGAAGATTTCAGCAACATTATCACCACAATCGATGGTGTGTCCACTTTGTACAAGGGAACTTTATCCAGTGGAGTAGAGATATGTGTTGCTTCGACTGCTATTGCTTCCACGAGTGCATGGTCAAAACAAGCAGAATTTGCATTTAGGAAGAAG ATTGATAGTTTGTCGCGAGTGAATCACAAGAATTTTGTGAATCTTCTCGGCTACTGTGAAGAAAATAAACCTTTCACAAGGATGATGGTGTTTGAGTATGCTCCAAACGGCACTCTCTTTGAACATCTGCATG TTGAAGAATACGAGCACCTCGACTGGGAAGCACGGATGCGGATAATAATGGGAACTGCATATTGCCTTCTATACATGCACGAACTCAATCCACCACTAGCAGTCAGCAACTTGAATTCCAACGAGATTCTTCTCACCGATGATTATGCTGCTAAA ATCTCTGATGTAGCTTTCTGGGAGGAACTCATAACCAAGGCCAAAAAAGCTCCTGCTGGAGAAAATGAGTCGGAGCATTCCTTACTGCCTCCACTTGCTGATGTCGATACAAACGTTTATTCTTTTGGAATACTGATGCTAGAGATCATCTCTGGAAGGCTTCCTCACTCGAAAGAGAATGGAGATCTTCTAAACTGG GCTTCTCAGCACTTGAATGAACAGAGCTTCAAGAACTTGGTTGATCCAGCTTTGGAGTCTGTAAAAGACAAGGAGCTTGAAGTTCTGTGCGAGGTGATACAGATGTGCACGCAACAAGAAGTGAGGTCAAGACCTACGATGAAGGAAGCCATTCAGATATTAAGACAGGTGCTTCAAATCTCGCCCGAAGCAGCATTTCCGAGACTCTCTCCCCTTTGGTGGGCTGAACTTGAGATCTTATCACAAGAGGCAGCTTGA
- the LOC125193934 gene encoding protein MALE DISCOVERER 2-like isoform X2 yields MIFCDLSKNHLSGNIPRGLGQLTSLEVLDLRDNNLSGPLPAELGKLRSLKHLLLCNNRFEGSMPVEIEKLSLLTDLQLDCIFTTSDASGIGCTNRKFGHCILQNSKQPKKSDSARTPTKRSVPHYLNLLPQFSFGSELQQTHADDIYNNLTDPPEQRVIQNTYEEGNTVRRMLFEQSTNLVALPPDITSLTPLVPPETLPSRSSGSFPAVPKVSPPVPSPPLGQEDKPPDTTSGHSGISLIFIIGISAAIFFLILLAIMFIVSRSKAAKTIVPWKTGLSGQLQKAFVTGVPKLNRPELETACEDFSNIITTIDGVSTLYKGTLSSGVEICVASTAIASTSAWSKQAEFAFRKKIDSLSRVNHKNFVNLLGYCEENKPFTRMMVFEYAPNGTLFEHLHVEEYEHLDWEARMRIIMGTAYCLLYMHELNPPLAVSNLNSNEILLTDDYAAKISDVAFWEELITKAKKAPAGENESEHSLLPPLADVDTNVYSFGILMLEIISGRLPHSKENGDLLNWASQHLNEQSFKNLVDPALESVKDKELEVLCEVIQMCTQQEVRSRPTMKEAIQILRQVLQISPEAAFPRLSPLWWAELEILSQEAA; encoded by the exons ATGATCTTCTG TGACCTGTCCAAGAACCACCTGTCTGGCAACATTCCTCGAGGGTTAGGACAGCTTACATCGCTTGAAGTATTGGACCTGAGAGATAATAACTTGAGCGGACCACTTCCTGCAGAACTAGGCAAACTGCGTTCCCTAAAACACTT GTTGCTCTGTAATAATAGATTCGAAGGAAGTATGCCTGTGGAGATTGAGAAGCTTAGTTTGCTAACTGATTTGCAGTTGGATTGCATCTTTACAACTTCTGATGCTTCTGGAATCGGCTGCacaaatagaaaatttggGCACTG CATATTGCAGAATTCTAAGCAACCCAAGAAATCAGATTCTGCCCGTACGCCTACGAAAAGGAGTGTACCTCATTACCTGAATCTGCTCCCGCA GTTTAGCTTTGGCAGTGAATTACAACAGACTCATGCTGATGATATCTACAACAATCTAACAG ATCCGCCAGAGCAACGCGTCATCCAGAACACATACGAGGAAGGGAATACTGTGCGCCGCATGCTATTTGAACAGTCCACTAACCTTGTTGCCCTTCCTCCTGATATTACATCCCTAACCCCATTGGTGCCCCCAGAAACTCTTCCAAGCAGAAGTAGTGGGTCATTCCCTGCTGTTCCAAAAGTATCTCCTCCCGTACCCTCACCTCCTCTAGGTCAAGAGGATAAGCCTCCTGACACAACTTCTGGACATTCGGGAATATCactcatatttataattggGATTTCGGCTGCAATCTTCTTTCTCATTCTTCTAGCAATTATGTTTATCGTCTCCAGAAGCAAGGCAGCTAAAACAATTGTTCCTTGGAAGACTGGACTGAGTGGGCAGTTGCAGAAAGCTTTTGTTACAG GGGTCCCTAAATTGAACAGACCTGAGCTAGAAACTGCTTGTGAAGATTTCAGCAACATTATCACCACAATCGATGGTGTGTCCACTTTGTACAAGGGAACTTTATCCAGTGGAGTAGAGATATGTGTTGCTTCGACTGCTATTGCTTCCACGAGTGCATGGTCAAAACAAGCAGAATTTGCATTTAGGAAGAAG ATTGATAGTTTGTCGCGAGTGAATCACAAGAATTTTGTGAATCTTCTCGGCTACTGTGAAGAAAATAAACCTTTCACAAGGATGATGGTGTTTGAGTATGCTCCAAACGGCACTCTCTTTGAACATCTGCATG TTGAAGAATACGAGCACCTCGACTGGGAAGCACGGATGCGGATAATAATGGGAACTGCATATTGCCTTCTATACATGCACGAACTCAATCCACCACTAGCAGTCAGCAACTTGAATTCCAACGAGATTCTTCTCACCGATGATTATGCTGCTAAA ATCTCTGATGTAGCTTTCTGGGAGGAACTCATAACCAAGGCCAAAAAAGCTCCTGCTGGAGAAAATGAGTCGGAGCATTCCTTACTGCCTCCACTTGCTGATGTCGATACAAACGTTTATTCTTTTGGAATACTGATGCTAGAGATCATCTCTGGAAGGCTTCCTCACTCGAAAGAGAATGGAGATCTTCTAAACTGG GCTTCTCAGCACTTGAATGAACAGAGCTTCAAGAACTTGGTTGATCCAGCTTTGGAGTCTGTAAAAGACAAGGAGCTTGAAGTTCTGTGCGAGGTGATACAGATGTGCACGCAACAAGAAGTGAGGTCAAGACCTACGATGAAGGAAGCCATTCAGATATTAAGACAGGTGCTTCAAATCTCGCCCGAAGCAGCATTTCCGAGACTCTCTCCCCTTTGGTGGGCTGAACTTGAGATCTTATCACAAGAGGCAGCTTGA